In a genomic window of Leptospira noumeaensis:
- a CDS encoding TIR domain-containing protein, with protein MYYHVILETDDKIGKNNNYQVLYDFNITELEKLKKEVLNPFKENIKFQFKGYFIQPNRIRRLAIKQSEKSVEAICSIEQQKVGRGIFYVWTNEMVVNSDKLTKDVTTELLNSVPDLINTIQTENNSRNTKIFIVHGHDDALKLEVARFIEKFKLEAIILHEKANSGMTIIEKIEKYTDVNFAIVLYSPCDIGTQNDGKSELKLRARQNVVFEHGYLIGRLGREKVCALVKDDIETPGDISGVVYIDYNKQDWKLNIAKELKTSG; from the coding sequence ATGTATTATCATGTTATTTTAGAAACAGATGATAAAATCGGGAAAAACAACAATTACCAGGTTCTTTACGATTTTAACATAACTGAACTTGAGAAATTAAAAAAGGAAGTTTTAAATCCTTTTAAAGAAAATATTAAATTCCAGTTTAAAGGCTATTTTATACAACCCAATAGAATAAGACGATTAGCAATAAAACAAAGTGAGAAAAGTGTAGAAGCGATTTGTTCAATTGAACAACAAAAAGTAGGCAGAGGTATTTTCTATGTCTGGACTAACGAAATGGTTGTAAATAGTGATAAATTGACTAAAGATGTAACAACTGAATTACTTAATTCAGTTCCTGATCTCATTAATACAATTCAAACAGAAAATAATTCTAGAAATACTAAAATTTTTATCGTTCATGGTCATGATGACGCCCTAAAATTAGAAGTAGCAAGATTTATCGAAAAGTTTAAATTAGAAGCAATCATTCTTCATGAAAAGGCAAACTCAGGTATGACCATCATTGAAAAAATTGAAAAGTATACTGATGTAAATTTCGCAATAGTCTTATATTCTCCATGTGATATCGGAACACAAAATGATGGGAAATCGGAATTAAAACTCAGAGCTAGGCAAAATGTAGTATTTGAACATGGATATTTAATAGGTAGATTAGGTAGAGAAAAAGTTTGCGCATTAGTTAAAGATGATATTGAAACTCCAGGAGACATATCAGGCGTAGTTTATATAGACTATAACAAGCAAGATTGGAAATTAAACATCGCAAAAGAACTAAAAACATCAGGATAA